One window of the Hyperolius riggenbachi isolate aHypRig1 chromosome 5, aHypRig1.pri, whole genome shotgun sequence genome contains the following:
- the RNF139 gene encoding E3 ubiquitin-protein ligase RNF139, which yields MAASQRVRAVLDVALRVPPLFTIDAILNSAQDASAGYLAVLCRGLVTLLGILASTVVLVLSRKALFKFYTISMALMIAATSVLVNYYTTLHMNSYSSYKLELLPSSGPALWMPLLVLQLIFGIGFVTLLEVQSSYSHLIIVDLIVPTVGFVLEFPADVQETLVILSGLVLALYTTVCLLLRFKWFYYSTKYTVLLLKHMYQVYGLQVMIEDAWKKIHFPDVLRVFWLSRLATQAVFLAYVLKMSSASSEETSYFMQWDDFWELVCNLIISGCDSTLTVLGMSAVISSIAHYLGLGILAFIGSTEEEDKRLGFVAPVLFFILALQTGLSGLQPEERLVRLCRNMCLLLTAILHFIHGMTDPVLMSLSASHVLSFRRHFPVLLVSAFLFVLPVLLGCVLWHYYALNTWLFAVTAFCVELCLKVIVSLTVYTLFMIDGHYNVVWEKLDDYVYYVRSTGSIIEFIFGVIMFGNGAYTMMFESGSKIRACMMCLHAYFNIYLQAKNGWKTFVNRRTAVKKINSLPEVNVSETNEIDDVCAICYQEFQTSARVTRCHHYFHALCLRKWLYIQDTCPMCHQKVYTEDDPKETATFSNNNGTAVQNEEPVVDMEEEELDHRDLSDDDSSDEEVEELIARLTHSTASEEEMDVPNTDPLRD from the coding sequence GTATTCTGGCATCCACCGTTGTGCTGGTGTTATCACGTAAAGCACTCTTCAAGTTTTATACCATCAGCATGGCCCTAATGATTGCTGCAACTTCAGTGTTGGTAAATTATTACACCACTTTGCACATGAACTCCTACTCCTCCTATAAGTTGGAGCTCCTTCCCTCCAGCGGACCTGCCCTGTGGATGCCACTGCTAGTCTTACAGCTCATCTTCGGGATTGGTTTCGTCACATTGCTGGAGGTCCAGTCTTCGTATTCCCACCTCATCATAGTGGACTTGATAGTCCCCACTGTGGGGTTTGTCTTAGAGTTTCCAGCCGATGTTCAAGAGACCTTAGTTATCCTTTCTGGCCTCGTTCTGGCCCTCTACACGACAGTATGCCTGCTGCTCAGGTTCAAGTGGTTCTACTACTCCACAAAGTACACAGTCCTCTTGCTCAAACACATGTACCAGGTTTATGGATTACAAGTGATGATTGAGGATGCTTGGAAGAAGATCCACTTCCCCGATGTTCTTAGAGTGTTTTGGCTAAGCCGATTGGCCACCCAAGCTGTATTCTTAGCGTATGTATTAAAAATGTCAAGTGCCAGCAGTGAAGAGACTTCTTATTTTATGCAGTGGGACGACTTCTGGGAACTTGTCTGCAACCTCATCATTAGCGGTTGCGATTCTACCTTAACCGTCTTGGGTATGAGCGCAGTGATTTCTTCGATAGCTCATTACCTGGGACTCGGAATACTTGCCTTTATCGGCTCCACCGAAGAAGAGGACAAACGCCTGGGCTTCGTAGCCcccgttttgttttttatattggcCCTTCAAACTGGTCTGAGTGGCCTGCAGCCCGAGGAGCGACTGGTCCGCCTATGTCGAAACATGTGCCTTTTGTTAACAGCCATTTTGCATTTTATCCACGGAATGACGGACCCAGTGTTAATGTCGCTCAGTGCCTCGCACGTATTGTCCTTCCGTAGGCATTTCCCAGTGCTCTTGGTTTCAGCTTTCCTTTTTGTTCTTCCAGTCTTGCTCGGCTGCGTCTTGTGGCACTATTACGCCCTGAACACCTGGCTGTTTGCCGTCACGGCCTTCTGCGTGGAACTTTGTTTGAAAGTTATTGTTTCTCTGACTGTCTATACACTGTTCATGATTGACGGCCACTACAACGTCGTCTGGGAAAAATTGGATGACTATGTCTACTACGTACGTTCGACCGGCAGCATCATAGAGTTTATTTTCGGTGTTATCATGTTCGGCAATGGAGCCTACACCATGATGTTCGAATCGGGGAGCAAAATCCGGGCTTGCATGATGTGTCTTCACGCCTACTTCAACATATACCTTCAGGCAAAGAACGGCTGGAAGACTTTTGTCAACCGCAGGACGGCTGTCAAGAAGATCAACTCCCTTCCGGAAGTCAACGTCTCGGAAACCAACGAAATCGACGACGTCTGCGCCATCTGCTACCAGGAGTTTCAAACGTCTGCCCGCGTCACGCGCTGCCATCACTATTTTCATGCACTTTGCCTTCGTAAGTGGCTATACATTCAAGATACCTGCCCAATGTGCCACCAGAAAGTGTACACTGAAGATGACCCAAAAGAGACGGCCACTTTTTCAAACAACAACGGAACTGCTGTCCAGAATGAGGAACCTGTCGTggatatggaagaggaggagctTGATCATCGAGATCTAAGCGATGATGACTCAAGTGATGAGGAGGTGGAGGAATTGATAGCCCGCCTGACCCATTCCACCGCCAGTGAGGAAGAGATGGATGTCCCCAACACTGATCCTTTGAGGGACTGA